A genomic window from Pecten maximus chromosome 4, xPecMax1.1, whole genome shotgun sequence includes:
- the LOC117326229 gene encoding uncharacterized protein LOC117326229: MEMPSHCSHWLQPLDRTVFGPFKKSWKETTTSFLAQTACPVTHANFFRLVTKAWNQLKPEYLVNGFRATGIYPCDGTVIPKEAFLPSSVYADEMENQTPKPCTPEPCTPKPCTPEPCTHTEPFSDVRVSDNTVSLTLQELPQLHYDERTEGTLVDLGISITDSGVVVSSVPLDGSLDRDMADIADNIGASPPDPLLNASSSDTCPPELALAAIECSISQAKKAQYEKALSAGIDVAGDRTFQAWKTYKVKMCPQITQSSDSWLLEVPSVPLHKKPTTTTKGGYFVISCDKAFEEKKIAENNKLIKLEEKKARAAKRLAAKKSTTAK, encoded by the exons ATGGAGATGCCGTCACACTGTTCTCACTGGCTCCAACCCTTAGACAG AACTGTATTTGGGCCTTTCAAAAAATCTTGGAAAGAGACCACCACCTCATTCCTGGCTCAGACAGCATGCCCTGTCACCCATGCCAACTTTTTTCGGCTTGTAACGAAAGCCTGGAATCAGCTTAAACCAGAATACTTGGTGAACGGTTTTCGGGCAACCGGGATTTACCCCTGTGATGGAACCGTTATCCCTAAAGAGGCATTTCTTCCATCATCAGTGTATGCAG ATGAAATGGAGAACCAGACACCCAAGCCATGCACACCCGAGCCATGCACTCCCAAGCCATGTACACCTGAGCCATGCACTCATACAGAGCCATTCAGTGACGTACGCGTGTCCGACAACACCGTGTCGTTAACGTTACAGGAACTGCCACAGCTGCATTATGATGAAAGGACAGAGGGTACCCTTGTCGATTTGGGGATCTCCATAACAGACAGTGGGGTAGTGGTGTCATCAGTGCCATTAGACGGCAGTCTCGACAGGGACATGGCAGATATTGCGGACAATATCGGGGCGTCACCACCGGATCCCTTGCTAAACGCGTCCTCATCCGACACGTGTCCCCCGGAGCTGGCATTAGCTGCCATTGAATGCAGTATAAGTCAGGCAAAAAAAGCCCAGTATGAAAAAGCTCTCTCTGCTGGTATTGATGTGGCTGGTGACCGTACGTTCCAGGCTTGGAAGACGTATAAAGTTAAAATGTGTCCACAG ATCACACAGTCTTCAGATTCGTGGCTCCTGGAGGTGCCATCTGTACCGCTACATAAGAaaccaacaaccacaacaaaaGGCGGTTACTTTGTAATATCATGCGACAAGGCATTTGAAGAGAAAAAAATCGCGGAAAACAACAAGTTGATAAAACTAGAGGAAAAAAAAGCGCGCGCTGCCAAACGGCTTGCGGCAAAGAAATCGACAACAgcaaaataa